The following proteins are encoded in a genomic region of Hippoglossus hippoglossus isolate fHipHip1 chromosome 3, fHipHip1.pri, whole genome shotgun sequence:
- the rnf128a gene encoding E3 ubiquitin-protein ligase RNF128a: protein MGETTQHSLLLLLCLSGLVHLSAAFVFWTAEVEIHYAEKDNKTVDKRCECGVYGRNSPLDSVTGVVALPTRDPEGCGPDPGYNRNASLPGWIALVKRGNCTFSEKINAARRLGAVGVVVYNVDGSGDSTTHMSHSGTGETVAIMIGNSQGLEVFKLVENGTNVEMTITVGSPHGPWMDTYWLYFLSIAFFIVTAASIAYFVFISANRLYSMRQQKSSDRRLKSEAKKAIGRLQLRTLNRGDEETTSDSHMCAVCIESYRAGDVVTVLTCGHIFHKPCIEPWLLERRTCPMCKCDILKALGIEEERKESISDYSPEEVTVITVAGGEALYDVPLTGPGSSDPAINQHRYDNRAYEEDTEAARV, encoded by the coding sequence ATGGGCGAGACGACACAAcactctctgctgcttctgctgtgtctgtcagggCTTGTTCACCTTTCAGCTGCCTTTGTGTTTTGGACAGCCGAGGTGGAAATACACTATGCagaaaaagacaacaagacCGTGGACAAAAGGTGCGAGTGCGGGGTGTATGGTCGTAACTCTCCCCTGGATAGTGTCACAGGTGTTGTTGCACTTCCCACGAGAGACCCCGAAGGCTGTGGGCCGGATCCTGGCTACAACCGTAATGCCAGCTTACCAGGCTGGATAGCCCTGGTCAAACGGGGCAACTGTACCTTCAGCGAGAAGATCAATGCTGCCAGACGTCTCGGAGCAGTTGGCGTGGTGGTGTATAATGTGGACGGCAGCGGCGACAGCACCACTCACATGTCTCACTCGGGTACAGGTGAGACCGTGGCTATCATGATTGGCAATTCTCAGGGCCTGGAGGTATTCAAGTTGGTGGAGAATGGGACAAATGTGGAAATGACTATTACAGTGGGCAGCCCCCATGGACCCTGGATGGACACCTACTGGCTTTACTTCCTGTCCATCGCCTTCTTCATTGTGACAGCAGCCTCAATCGCCTACTTTGTGTTTATCTCTGCAAATCGTCTGTACAGCATGAGACAGCAGAAGAGCTCTGACAGGAGGCTGAAGTCTGAGGCCAAGAAGGCGATCGGCCGCCTCCAATTGCGCACACTCAACAGGGGCGACGAGGAAACTACGTCTGATTCCCACATGTGTGCCGTGTGCATCGAATCCTACCGGGCCGGCGATGTGGTGACGGTGCTCACGTGCGGCCACATCTTCCATAAACCCTGCATCGAGCCCTGGCTGCTGGAGAGGAGGACCTGTCCCATGTGCAAGTGTGACATCCTGAAGGCACTGGGGattgaggaggagaggaaggagagcaTTTCCGATTACTCACCAGAAGAGGTCACTGTGATCACggtggcaggaggagaagcCCTCTACGACGTCCCACTGACTGGCCCAGGGAGCTCCGACCCAGCGATAAATCAGCATCGCTATGACAACAGGGCCTATGAGGAAGACACAGAGGCAGCGCGAGTATga